From Gemmatimonadaceae bacterium:
ACGACGTGCCTCGCGCGGCGCATGTCGGTGGCCTCGAGCGATGTTGACGATCGCTCGAGCTGGTCGAGCGTGGCATCGCGCAACGCCCGGAGACCCAGCGCCGCCGCCGCGCGTTCGCAAGCGGCGCGTCGATCGGCGAACTCCGTCGACGCCAGCTTTCGCCGAACGCCCGTGTCAAGCACGACGATCGCTAGATCATCCGGGATTGCCACCGGACGCGCATTGAAAGAACGACAATCGATGAGCAGTGCCGAGCCTTCGTTCGCAAGCGCCGCAACCATCTGATCCATGACGCCGCAGGGAGTGCCGACGAACTCGTTCTCGACACGCTGCGCCGTGCGCGCCGCGTCAAGCGCGTTCCACTGCGTGTGCATCATCGCCGCGGCGGCACGCAGCACCGCCAGCTCCAGCGCCGCGGACGACGAGAGCCCAGCTCCCACCGGCACGTCGCTGTCGATGACGAGATCGCAACCATGCGAAAGGCCGCTCGCTTCGATCGCGCCGGCAACGTAGGCAAACCAGCTGGCGCGATCGACGGATCGTAGCTCGCGAATATCGGTGGAACACTCCTCGTCGAACGACCGCGACCACGCACGCAGGACGTTGTCGTCCCGGCGGCGGAAGGCGACGCGCACTCCGAGGTGGATCGCCATCGGCAGCACAAAACCCTCGTTGTAATCGGTGTGCTCGCCGATGAGGTTCACGCGCCCGGGCGCGAACGCCAGCTCACACGTCCCGCCATATCGCTGCTCGAATTCGTCCCGCGGAGTCATGACGAGGGCGAAACGTGCTGCTCGCGCAACCGCACGGCCGCGACTTCCGGTGTAAGGTCGCGCTGGGGTTCGGCCGCCAGCTCGTACCCGACGAGGAACTTGCGCACCGTCGCCGAACGAAGCAGCGGTGGAAAGATCTCGATGTGTAGCCGCCATGAGTCGTCGCGCGCCGCCGTCGGCGCCTGAAACCAGCACATCGAGTACGGCGTATCCGTCGCGAAGACGCTGTCGTAGCGGCTCGAGATCTGTCCGAGGGCGAGTGCGAGCGAATCGCGCTCATCGCCATCACACTCGGCGAGTGTGCCGACGCGGCGCGACGGAATGAGCATTGTCTGATACGGCCACACCGCCCAGAACGGCACGACGACGCTCCACCGCTCGTCGCTCCAGATCACTCGCCGGCCGTCCGCCAGTTCGGCACGGACGTAGTCACCGAGCAGGTCGGCGTCGTGCGAGTCGCGATACGCGCGCTGGGTGTTGCGCTTTCGAGCGGGCAGCGTAGGCACATGTTCCGTCGCCCAGATCTGCGCGTGGGGATGCGGATTGCTGCAGCCCATCGCCAAGCCCTTGTTCTCGAACACCTGGACGTACGCGACGTCGGCGCGCGCGGCGAGGGATTGCGACTCGTCGGCCAATGTGTCG
This genomic window contains:
- the galK gene encoding galactokinase translates to MTPRDEFEQRYGGTCELAFAPGRVNLIGEHTDYNEGFVLPMAIHLGVRVAFRRRDDNVLRAWSRSFDEECSTDIRELRSVDRASWFAYVAGAIEASGLSHGCDLVIDSDVPVGAGLSSSAALELAVLRAAAAMMHTQWNALDAARTAQRVENEFVGTPCGVMDQMVAALANEGSALLIDCRSFNARPVAIPDDLAIVVLDTGVRRKLASTEFADRRAACERAAAALGLRALRDATLDQLERSSTSLEATDMRRARHVVAENARVLEFANAIERGDVARAGEMMNASHVSLRDLYEVSGPALDRAVEIARAHAACLGARMTGGGFGGCAVALVRAGDADGFVRDVAAALRREHAGAGAFAARPCGGARLVATQAT
- a CDS encoding UDP-glucose--hexose-1-phosphate uridylyltransferase; the protein is MASELASTHRRYNPLLDEWVLVSPQRLARPWQGQVEPEQPVETRHYDASCYLCPGNRRASGRTNPRYDATFAFDNDFPALEPTSAAKAAEGDLFRSAPERGVCRVVCYSPRHDVTLARMPAPDVRAVIDTLADESQSLAARADVAYVQVFENKGLAMGCSNPHPHAQIWATEHVPTLPARKRNTQRAYRDSHDADLLGDYVRAELADGRRVIWSDERWSVVVPFWAVWPYQTMLIPSRRVGTLAECDGDERDSLALALGQISSRYDSVFATDTPYSMCWFQAPTAARDDSWRLHIEIFPPLLRSATVRKFLVGYELAAEPQRDLTPEVAAVRLREQHVSPSS